CTCAACTTTGTCCTTTCTTCGAAAGGTGTCCCTATTTTAATGCAAGGGAAAACGCCATCAGGGCAGACCTAATCATAACAAATCATGCTTTGCTTTTCAGTGAAGCCGTGATCCGCTTAAAAGACGGTGATATGGATAAAGAAGTGAAAGGAACCCTTCTACCGAACTTTGATCTGCTTATTGTTGATGAAGCCCATGAACTCGAAAACTCTATAACAGAAGCTATGAGTTATAGAATTGAACCCTATGAAAACGCGCAACTTTTAAGAACATCTCTTCAATTATTGAGGAGTTCCTTGAGATCACTTAAAGATCGTTATGAAAAGGAATTTCTTGAAAAGATATGGAAGCGTTCGAAAGAACTCAGTGGGAGTGTCGAAGAAAACCTAAAGCAACTCGTACTTGCTTTCGGTGGTGGAACAGTTGGCGAAAGCATCAGAATTCAAGGTGATGCTCTGAAAAACCTCAACGATCTGCTAAGTGAACTTAATGCACGCATAAAGAGTTTCAGAAGTCTCTTTACTCAGGTATCAAAAATGGTAGAAGAAGCCTTTGAGGAGGAGCCTCTTTCCAGAGTACGCGTTGTGGGAACTGAGCTCAAGGCAACTTTGACCTCTATAGATGACTTTCACCAGAATATAGAAGGCTTTCTCGAAGAGAGAGAAGAGAAGAGAGTAGTTTACGCAAGAAAAGAATCAAGAAATGGTGGTATCTATCTCACAATTTCTTCGGCCCCCATTGAAAGCGATAAGTTGATGGGGAAGACATACCCAAATGTCCCAGTGAAAATATTCATTTCTGCAACACTCTGGGTTCACAGTAAAGGAAGTGATGGATTTAACTATGCGAGGCGGGTGCTGGGATTGCCAGAAGATTTTCATTCTGTAAGACTCGGAACTTCCTTTGATTATTCCCAGCAATTGAGGTTCTTTGTGGTCGAAGATATGGAGGAATACGCTCCGGGCAATCAGGTTTACCTCGATAAAGCTTCAGATTTAATTCGCACCGCTCTCTCCATTGTGAAAGGCGGTTCCATGGTTCTCTTTACCTCTTATAGTGACATGAGGTATGTTCACTCAAAGCTTGCAGAAGACCTTAAAGATTTAGATCTCAAAATTCAGAAGCCTTCTGACAGTCCTACAGCAATAATCGAAGAACATCTCGGTTCCAAGAACTCTGTGATATTCGGCGTGAGAACATTCTGGGAAGGTATTGACCTCCCCGGAGAACATCTCAAACTTCTAATACTGTTCAAATTGCCTTTCGATCGTCCAGATGATCCTTTGATTAACGCAAGAATAAAATACTTTGGTCCTAGAAATTTCATGGAAGGTCTGAATAAATATTACTATCCCAAGATGATAACCGCTTTCAGGCAAGGACTCGGACGGCTCATAAGAACGAAAGAAGATAAAGGCGTTGTTATAGTGTTTGATAGAAGGTTGATCGATTCCAAGCGCATATATTCACGTAAGCTGCTTGGTTCTCTTCCACCAGAGATGAAAATCGAGGTAGCTACCGGTCGGAAAATCATAGCAGCTTTGAGGAGACTGAAAAGAGAAAAATGGCTGTGAAAATACTGGAGATTGTCGGAACGTTTTTTCCAAACAACTGCATTTCTTGCGGAAAAAAGCTTTCACCGAGAAGATTTCTGTGCGATTTCTGCGAGGATGTAATAAGAGGTCCTCTCCCCTTCAGCTTTTCTCTCGGAAAGTTCACCGCGAGGAGCTATTGGTGGTATGAACCTCCAGTGAGTGAAATTATTAAAGCGTATAAATTCAACAAACGCTGGCGTCTTTCCCGCTTGATGGCCCAGTGGCTCTTTACTCTACTTGACTCCTGCTTACCTGCCGCAGGAACCGATTTCAGCATCATCCCTATTCCGACAACTTTCAGGGCTTTGAGGGAGAGAGGATTTGATTCCAACGGCCTCATACTACACCAGCTCAGGAAAATAGCAAACTACGAAGTAACCGATGCTTTAATAGCTATAAAATCCGGTTTGCCCCAATCGTCCCTCACAAAGGAAGAACGGAAAAGAGCCGTAGAAGAGAAGTTTGCTCTCAAAACTGGCAGATTGCCGGATAAAATAATTCTTTTTGACGATGTTATCACTACCGGCTCAACGATCACCTATTGCGCAAAACTCTTAAAAGATGCGGGTGTAAAAGAACTCAAAATCCTTTCTATTGCCAGAGCAAAATAAAAAAGAGGGTTTATAACCCTCTTTTGGCTGGGAGGGGAGGACTCGAACCTCCACCGGCGGATCCAGAGTCCGCTGTCCTACCATTAGACGACCTCCCAAAGACAGATAAATTATAAGATAGAATCCCTAATATGTCAAGGTAGCTATAAGACGTGTCCCATTAAAGAAGGAGTCCAAAAACTCTAGCAGGTCCTCCTGAATCTTAACAAAACCCCGAGAAGCAAAAACATCTCTGATACAGCATCCAGGTTGTTGAGGTTCTCCAGATGAAAGGCGCCAGCGCGGACAAGTAGTTTGCCAGTAAAGAACTCTTCGCTTTTGCCTCCGTCCACACCATGGAGATTGATACCAATTTCAGCAATTTTTCTCCTTGCAATCAACCATTGAGCGCATTCGGCGGAAACACCTGGAAATTGAAGGGAATCACCCTCCTCTTCAAGATATACCGTTGGGTGAGTCAAGTCCATTACTCTCATACTGACATGATAACATCTGATT
This genomic interval from Kosmotoga pacifica contains the following:
- a CDS encoding ComF family protein; amino-acid sequence: MAVKILEIVGTFFPNNCISCGKKLSPRRFLCDFCEDVIRGPLPFSFSLGKFTARSYWWYEPPVSEIIKAYKFNKRWRLSRLMAQWLFTLLDSCLPAAGTDFSIIPIPTTFRALRERGFDSNGLILHQLRKIANYEVTDALIAIKSGLPQSSLTKEERKRAVEEKFALKTGRLPDKIILFDDVITTGSTITYCAKLLKDAGVKELKILSIARAK
- a CDS encoding ATP-dependent DNA helicase → MDLEALPSFLKDIGDPPLIAADTKSKDLLSNINSLVDEMFLLNFLHTTPPDDPSEKISTYGERIKLLPKSIESLIELLLKDQHDSGLKAFLRFFLSMSNNQEAWEDSLVGKLKKVPDRKREESKIDLIKSVRLTFSEGGLLEDILEGFEFRQEQLLTAMEVAENILENQGLMIEAGTGTGKSLAYLVPTAYYCLSTGKRAVISTKTRTLQDQLLRKDIPILKELPGLETLVATVLKGRERYLCPKKFVELLEVSTYTENSVSKILLGILIWSMLTESGDLDEILLPTELRKELGADRYSCTTQLCPFFERCPYFNARENAIRADLIITNHALLFSEAVIRLKDGDMDKEVKGTLLPNFDLLIVDEAHELENSITEAMSYRIEPYENAQLLRTSLQLLRSSLRSLKDRYEKEFLEKIWKRSKELSGSVEENLKQLVLAFGGGTVGESIRIQGDALKNLNDLLSELNARIKSFRSLFTQVSKMVEEAFEEEPLSRVRVVGTELKATLTSIDDFHQNIEGFLEEREEKRVVYARKESRNGGIYLTISSAPIESDKLMGKTYPNVPVKIFISATLWVHSKGSDGFNYARRVLGLPEDFHSVRLGTSFDYSQQLRFFVVEDMEEYAPGNQVYLDKASDLIRTALSIVKGGSMVLFTSYSDMRYVHSKLAEDLKDLDLKIQKPSDSPTAIIEEHLGSKNSVIFGVRTFWEGIDLPGEHLKLLILFKLPFDRPDDPLINARIKYFGPRNFMEGLNKYYYPKMITAFRQGLGRLIRTKEDKGVVIVFDRRLIDSKRIYSRKLLGSLPPEMKIEVATGRKIIAALRRLKREKWL